In the genome of Paenibacillus sp. GP183, the window AACTCCATTTAAAAATTCGAAATTCACCACCTGGTGATCGGCTACATCATTATCGCAGCGGTATACACAGCGACCGTACGGCCCTTCCTGAATGGCTTTTAGCCTCGCTTCCAAGCTCGTATCCACGCTTATTGCTTTTTGTATAAATGTCGATTTTTCGTTGTAATACCATTTAAGGGCCGAATATGGTCATTCTGCTTCTAACGCACAGCCATCCGTGCATCTTGCCGTTGAGCCCGCCGGGGCATGCTCCTCATTAAAATAAGCAAGGCCTCCAAAGCTAGACACTTTATGAACATCGCTCCCAACCAACCAATGAAGCAAATCGATATCGTGGCAGCATTTTGCCAGCAGGATCGGACTTGATTCCGCCGTATTACGCCAATTCCCCCGTACATAGCTGTGGGCGAAATGCCAGTAGCCGACATTTTCATTCCATTGAATCGTAACCGGTTTGCCAATCGCCCCGCTGCTCAAAAGTTTCTTTAACTCTCTAAAATAAGAGGTATATCTCAATACATGCCCTACTAGGAGAAGTTTCCCGGCTCTATTAGCCGCTTCTTCCAGTTGAAGAACCTCAAGTGGATTTGGAGAGATCGGTTTTTCAAGAAGAACGTGATAGCCTTGGGACAGAGCTTTCATGGCAGGCTCGAAATGCATCCGGTCTGATGTGCAGATAATGACGGCATCGCAAAATTTCGGTTGTGCAAGCAGGTCCTCCCATGATGCAAATTGGTTGGTAACGGCAATCTGATGCTCTATAGAGAAAATATTTCTTTTCCTTTCATCAAGGTCTGCAACAGCGACTATGTTAATCTCGCTTGGTCGATTTTTGGCATATGCGCCGTAAGCAAATCTTCCCCGGTTGCCGGCTCCAATCACTGCGGCTTTTATCAAGATTATTCCTCCGTTTCCTATCTATCCATTTCCTGTTCGGATTCCGGCTGGACGAATCCCATTGGTTTGCCATCTGATAAGGTTAATAACACAAACTCCATACCGGTGATCTGCTCAATCGCGGTCATAAATTTTATGGGATTGTGCACCTTTAAGCCAAAGCGAAGCAGCATGGTTTGCTTGAGACCATACTCAGGTGTTGCCTCCTCAGGGATCATAGCTACTTTGATGATCTGAATGCCCTGGTGACCTAATGCAGAAGCAACTTTCCCTAACATACCTGGATGATCTACAACTTTGACGGTAAGTTCATGGTTCCTGCGATTGCGCATCAAATATTTTTCCCATTTGTTCAATACAAGCAGACTGATCAACACAAGTGCTGTTGAGAAGACAGCTGCGTACAAAAAACCTGCCCCGACGCATAACCCAATCGCTGCTACTGCCCAAACCGAAGCAGCTGTGGTCAAGCCGCTGACCGCAGAGCCGTTGCGCAGAATGGCCCCTGCACCCAGAAAGCCAATACCGCTAATAACCTGAGCGGCAAGACGAGCCGGATCAATTCTTACATTGGGTTCATTGACGAATTCAGAAAAGCCATAAATCGAAAGAAGCATAATGGTTGCTGAACCGAGACATACCAAAATGTGAGTGCGAAACCCGGCTGGGTGGTTGTGCCATTCCCGTTCCATCCCTACGAAACCTCCAAATAAAACCGCCAATACCATACGGAGCAGCAATTCTCCATGGCTTATAAACCATATACTCGATATTCCAGCCATGTTAATCCACCTCTTCAAAGTAAATTGCATTCGTGAAACCAATACGTGTATGGGTGCCGCAAAATGTACCGAATAATTCCGCCCTGACCCAGCTGATACCGGCTGCATCCAGCTTATATTCGGCATGCGGTTGTTCCGATGAAAGTTCCAAGGAGGCTAACTCTCCTTTGTTGCTCATCAGCCTCATTTTCATCAATTGATCAGGGAGGTTCCACAAACCCTCGCGAGCTGAAAAATCGATAGCAATTTGAATCACGGGTGCATGTTCAGACATGTTCCATTCCACTACATCCCCTAATTCAGCCGTATGGCCTCCGAACGATCTTACGGACATCATGGGCAATGGACCCATCGAAATAGCCACAGCAC includes:
- a CDS encoding MgtC/SapB family protein, producing MAGISSIWFISHGELLLRMVLAVLFGGFVGMEREWHNHPAGFRTHILVCLGSATIMLLSIYGFSEFVNEPNVRIDPARLAAQVISGIGFLGAGAILRNGSAVSGLTTAASVWAVAAIGLCVGAGFLYAAVFSTALVLISLLVLNKWEKYLMRNRRNHELTVKVVDHPGMLGKVASALGHQGIQIIKVAMIPEEATPEYGLKQTMLLRFGLKVHNPIKFMTAIEQITGMEFVLLTLSDGKPMGFVQPESEQEMDR
- a CDS encoding Gfo/Idh/MocA family oxidoreductase — protein: MIKAAVIGAGNRGRFAYGAYAKNRPSEINIVAVADLDERKRNIFSIEHQIAVTNQFASWEDLLAQPKFCDAVIICTSDRMHFEPAMKALSQGYHVLLEKPISPNPLEVLQLEEAANRAGKLLLVGHVLRYTSYFRELKKLLSSGAIGKPVTIQWNENVGYWHFAHSYVRGNWRNTAESSPILLAKCCHDIDLLHWLVGSDVHKVSSFGGLAYFNEEHAPAGSTARCTDGCALEAE